DNA sequence from the Actinacidiphila yeochonensis CN732 genome:
GGTGAAGCGGGCGGTGAACTCCACCGTGCCCTCGGTGTGGAAAGCGGTACCGCCGGTCGCCCCGTGGATGTCCAGCCCGGTCCAGCTGATGCCGGGGTCGAGCTGGAGTTCGCGCGGCCGGGTCGGCCGCGACCAGGTGCGCAGCAGGTACTCGGTGTCGCCGACGGCGAACGCGGCGTAGCGCGAGCGCATCAGCAGCTCCGCGGTCGGGGCGGCGGACCGGCCCGCGTGCAGGGCGCCGCAGCAGTCGCCGTACGAGGCGCCCAGCCCGCAGGGGCACGGCTCGGCGTCCGAGGGCGCGTCGGGGCGGGCGGTACGGCGGCAGGGCGCGCGGTCCGGGAGGAACGGGCGGCGGAGCGGGGACGGGACGGCATCCCCCGATTGTGCCGGACCGCCCGCGCGGCGGCGGAGCCACCCGGACGGTCGGCGCCCGGACGGCGCAGCCCGGGGTTTTGCCCCGGCCTCAGGGGAAACGCGGTGTGCGAGGGCCCTGACATGCCTGACCGCCCGACCGGTCCCGACCGCTGCGGGCACCCGCCCGTCGCCCCGGCGCGGGAGCCCGGACCCGGGACCGCGTCCGGCTGAACCCGATCCGGGTCCGAGGACCGGACGCCGGGGCCGAACCGCACCTCCGAGAGGACGTATCCGTGACCACCGCGCACGACTCCACCACAGACCCCGAGGCCCAGGTCGCCGTCGTCCTCGACGGTTGCCCCACGGACGACGCGCGCGCCGTCCTGGACGCGCTGCGTGCCAGCTTCACGGCGTCCTCCGGGGACAGCCCGCACGACGTCGAGGAGGACACCACCGTGTGGACCGCCACCTTCGACGTCTCCCGCACCATCGGCCTGGCCGGGCCGGCACGGCTCTCGGCCCCCGTCACCGTCACCGCCCAGGGCGGCTACCGGGCGGTGGACCGGCTGCGCGAGGGCCTCGCCGAGGCGTTCGCCGTCCGGGTCGTCGGCACCGCCTCGGGGGACCAGGAACAGGAGGCGCAGCTCAGGCTCGACAACCGGTAGCGGTTCCGCCTGAGCCCCGGGCCGGTCTCTCCGCGGCGGCCGCCCGGGGCTCAGGCCGCAGCTGCCGCCTCCAGCACCCGTCCGGGAGCGGAGCGGTCCAGGGCGACGCGCACCAGCGCCGACGCCAGGTGGGCCGGGTCAGCGCCGTCCGAGGCCCGCACCAGCGCCGCCGGGCTGTCGGGGAGGCCGAGGCTGCGGGCACCCTGGAGGGCCTTGCCGTCCACGTAGGGCGCCGGCCGCGGCCACACGGCCTGCGCCTCGCGCAGGAAGATGTCCGCGCCGGCCGGGCCCACGCCCGGGAACTCCTGGAGCAGGCCGCCGATCCGCGCGGTGTCGCCGCCGGCCCGGTCCCGCAGCCGGCGCAGGTCGCCGCGGTACTCCCTGAGCAGCAGCTCCGCGCCCTCGCCGAGCCGGGTGGCGGTGCTCTCGTCGTAGCGCCGGTAGCCGCCGCGGCCCAGGGCGTCCACCCGCTCCTGCCAGCGGGCCGCCGCCATCCGCCGCGGGTCGCGCAGGCCCGCCGCCGACAGCTCCCTGGCCGCGGCCACCGCCACGCCCGCCCGGATCCGGGTGCTGAGCAGATCCGCCAGCACCAGCAGCCGGTACAGCGGCTGCGGCGTGTCCCGCAGCCGGATGCCCGCCTCCTGCGCGTACGTCCGCCCGTAACCGTCCAGCAGGGCGCGTACCACCGCGCGCCTGGGGGGTCCGGACCGTTCGCGGGATGTGGCCATGTCGCTCCACCTCCGTCGTGCTCTCCTCCAGGACGTCCTCGCGGCTCTGGCGGGTACCCCACGCGGGCACGAGCAACCAGGACCGACCCCTCGCACCGGCGGCGGCCGGACCGGGCGGTGCGGGCGGCGGGCGGTTCTACCCGCCGCCCTCGTGGGCGGCCCGGACCGCCGCCACCGTGTCCGCCTGCCCCGGGGGCTTGTCCGGGCGGTAGCGCAGCACCCGGGCGAAGCGCAGGGTCAGCCCGGCCGGGTAGCGCGAGGAGGCCTGCACCCCGTCGTAGGCGACCTCGACGACCAGCTCCGGCCGGACCGTGACCACATGCCCGTCGTCCTCGGTGGCGCGGGCCAGCAGCTGGCCGGTCTGCCACTCCAGGAGGGCGTCCGTGAGCCCCTTGAACGTCTTGCCGAGCATGACGAAGGAGCCGTCCTCGGCGCGGGCGCCCAGATGGAGGTTGGACAGCTTCCCGGTACGGCGCCCGTGCCCCCACTCGGCCGCCAGCACCACCAGGTCCAGCGTGTGCACCGGCTTGACCTTGATCCACGAGGCCCCGCGCCGCCCCGCCGCGTAGATCCCCTCCAGGCCCTTGACGACCACCCCCTCGTGGCCGCGCCGCAGCGTCTCGGTGAAGAACTCCTCGGCTTTCTCCGCCGCCCCCGGCGCCTCGGGGGCGGGCAGTGTGAGCCGCCGCACCCGGTGCGGCTCCGGCACCAGCTCCGCGAGGACGGCGTGCCGCTCGGCGCAGGGCAGGTCGAGCAGGTCGCGCTCCCCGGCCGAGAGCACGTCGAAGAAGACCGGCCGCACCGGTACCGCCCGGGCGGCCGCGGCGACGTCCACCGTGGACCCCACCCGCCCGGCGGTCTCCTGGAAGGGCCGCGGCCGGCCGGCCTCGCCCAGCGCCAGCACCTCGCCGTCGAGGACGAAGCGGTCGGCGGGCAGCGAGCGGGCGGCGGCCACCACCTCGGGCAGCCGCTCCGTCACGTCGTCCAGGGTGCGGGTGAAGACCCAGATCCCGTCGCCGTCGCGGTGCACCTGAACGCGTATGCCGTCCAGCTTCTCCTCCACCGCGCACGGCCCGAGCTTCGCCAGTGCCTCCCGCACCGAACCGGCCGAGGTCGCCAGCATCGGCAGCAGCGGCCGTCCCACCGCCAGCCGGAAGTCCTCCAGGGCCGCCGGTCCGCGGGCCAGCAGCGCCTCGGCGACCGGCTCCAGGGCGCCGGCCAGCATCACCGACCGGCGCACCGCCGCCGGCTCGGCGCCCGCGGCCGCGGCCAGGCCCTCCACAGCGGCCGCCTGCAGGGCGCCCTGCCGCACCTCCCCGGTGAGCAGCCCCAGCAGGTACTCCTGCTCGGGCGCGGTCGCCGCCGCGAACAGGTCCTGGACCAGCGCCCGGCGGCCTGCCTGCGCGCCCTGCCCGGAGACAGCGGCCAGCTCCGTGAGCGCGGCGTCCACCCCGAGCACCGTCAGGGAGGGCTCGGGCGCGGGGTCCGCGCGCTCCCGCAGCGCCGCCCAGCCCACGCCGATCCGGCCCTGCGGCAGGCGTCCGGACAGGTAGGCGATGGCGACCGGCGCGTCCTGCGGCCGCGCGGCGGCGAAGAAGTCCGCGAGCAGCCGCGTCTTGCGGGACCGCGCGGACGTCCGCGCCACTTCCCGCGACACCCTGGCGACCTCGGCGAAGAGCATGTCCCCATCCTGCTCCGCGGCACCGACAGCCGCCCCTCCACCGGCTTAATCGAATGAATGTACGAAGAATGAGTTACCGTGAAAGCATGCACCAGCAGGGCTCACTCTTCGCCGCCGGCGAGCCCGGCCTGTCCGATCTGGCCGACCCGTCCGGTCTGCCGACGGCCTGTCGCACCCACCTCGGGTCCGGCGCCTGGATCGACGTGCTCCCGGGCTGGCTCACCGGCGCCGACGCCCTCTTCGAACGGCTCGCCGCCGAGGTGCCCTGGCACGCCGAACACCGCCGGATGTACGACGACGTGGTCACCGTGCCCCGCCTGCTCTGCCACTACGCGCAGGGCGCGCCGCTCCCCGACCCGCTGCTGGAGCGCGCCCGCACCGCGCTCAGCGCCCACTACGCCGCCGAGCTCGGCGAGCCCTTCACCACGGCCGGCCTGTGCTTCTACCGCGACGGGCGCGACAGCGTCGCCTGGCACGGCGACCGCTTCGGGCGCGGCGCGAGCGGCGACACCATGGTGGCGATCGTCTCCCTGGGCGAACCGCGCCCACTGCTCCTGCGCCCGCGCGGCGGCGGCCCCGCCGAGGCCCGCGTGCCGCTCGGCCACGGCGACCTCATCGTCATGGGCGGCTCCTGCCAGCGGACCTGGGACCACTCCGTGCCCAAGACCCGCGCCGGCGTCGGTGGCCGCATCAGCGTCCAGTTCCGGCCGCGCGGTGTCTCTTGAGCGGTTCCGTCCGCCCCGACCCGTCCGCCCGGGCCCGGCCCGTCTGCCCCGGCCCGTCTGCCCGGGCCCGACCCGTCTGCCCCGGCCCGGCCCGGCCTTGCCCGTCCCGCCCGCTCTGCCCCGCCCGCCGCCGCGGTCGTCCATCGGGTCCGCGGCGGCCCGGGCCCGTTTCCGTGATCGCAGCAGGGGTAGCCGAGGCGTCGTAAGGGCAGGAAGCACCGCACGTCCCGGCGGTCCGCGGAGCCGCGGCAGCGCGGGTCCGCTCGGTTCGGGGCGGCGGACACGACCTGATGGACGGCGACCTGATGGACGGCGACCTGATGGACGGCGACCTGACGGACGGCGGACACCCGACGGACGGGAGGAGCGCGACACCGTGACCACCGCATTCCTCGTGGCGCCCGAGGGCGTCGAACAGAGCGAGCTGACCTCCCCCTGGCAGGCGGTGTCGGCGGTCGGCGGCGACCCGCGGCTCATCTCGACCGCGCCGGGCAGCGTCCAGGCGTTCCAGAACCTCGACAAGGGCGACACCTTCCTGGTGGACGCCACCGTCGACCAGGCGTCGGCCGTCGACTACGACCTCCTGGTGCTGCCCGGCGGTACCGCCAACCCCGACGCGCTCCGCTTGCACGCCGGGGCGGTGGCCTTGACCCGGGAGTTCTTCGCCGCGGGGAAACCGGTCGCCGCCATCTGCCACGCTCCCTGGCTGCTGATCGAGGCCGGTGTGGTCAGGGGCCGCACCCTCACCTCGTGGCCGAGCCTGCGGACCGACCTCGGCAACGCGGGCGCCACCTGGGTGGACGAGGAGGTGCGGGTCTGCCGCGCCGGCCCGAACACCCTGATCACCAGCCGCAAACCCGCGGACCTCGACGCTTTCGGCGAGGCCGTGCTGACCGAGATGAGTGCCCGCACATGACCGAGCAGGCCGCGGACGGCCGCGGAGACGACGTCTACCAGCCCGACGGCGACGACCGTGAGGTCCATGAGGACACCGGGCTGCTCGACCCCGAGGACACCCTGGTCGACCGGGGTGTCGCGGAGGCGCTGGACGAGGGCTTCTCCCCGCCCGAGCGCCCGCTGGCGGTGGAGGGCACGGGACTCACCGGCAGTGAGCAGCGCGCCGGGGAGACCCTGGACCAGCGGCTCGCCCGGGAGCGCCCCGACAGCCCGCCCCTCTCCGGCGACGGCCTCGGCGACGCGGAGGACACCGACGGCGAACTCGTCGACCCCGAGGCGGGCGGACCCCGCTCCGGACGCCTGCTGGCGCCCGACGAGGGCGCCCACCCGCGCACGGACGGCGTCACCGGCGAGGACGTCGGCATCGACGGCGGGGCCGCCTCGGCGGAGGAGGCGGCCGTCCACCTCGTGGACGACGTCGGCCTGACCACCTCCGCGGAAGCCGACGGCGACCGCGGCTGAAGCACTCCGGCCCGGGTTCCCCCGTCCGGGTGACGGCGAGGCGGCCGGCCGCCGTCACGCCGTCACCTGCCGTCACCTGGCGTGACGGCAGGAAACGCCTGGCGCCGGCCGGGGCTCACATGCTGTTGGAGGCGGCCCGGATGTTCGGCGGGGGCAGGGTGGAGCCGTATCCGGAGATGAAGGCCACGTGGGTGTCGAAGCTGTCGGCGTAGGACACGGTGCCGACGCACTGGGTGCCCGTGCCGCACTCGGTCACGAGCGTGCCCTTCGTCACGTCGAAGATCTCGATGTAGTAGGGCGTGGAGCCGACATCGGCACTGCTCGTCGCGGTCAGCACACCGTCGTACGGCGGGTAGTCCAGGGACAGCCCCGTCATCGACACGCTGTAGTACGGCGCGAGGCCGAACACCCAGGCGACGTAGGTGGTCATCGACGTCGCCTGGACTCCGGTGGGCGGGTAGGACGACGCGTACAGCGCGACGGTCGCCACGTAGGCGTGCGTGGTCGTGGAGGTCTGGCTGACGCTGGCCGAGCACGCGGTGCCCGAGCCGCAGGCGGCCACCAGGGTGTTGGCGGTGAGGTCCCAGATCTGGATGTAGTACGGGGTCGGACCGACGTCCAGGGACGAGTACACGCTCAGTGTGCTGCTGTTGGACCCGTTCACGACGAGCAGGCCGTTGACCGTGTTCCGGCTGGCCTCCAGCGTCATCCACGGGGCCGAGTCGAGCGGTTTCGCCGTGCGGGGCTTCGCGGTCGTCGCGGTGGTCGTGGAGGTCGAGGACGCCGGGCGGGCCGCGCCGGGCTCGGTGTTCGCGGCCGCCGGACCGACGGACACCAGCGAGGCGGCGAGTACCGCCGTGGCCAGCGCGGCCAACGCCGCCAGCCGACCGGGCCGGGATCTACCGATGAGGTATTTTAATATGCCGGGAAAACGCAAGGGAAACCTCCGAATAACGAGGTGAACGCTGCCTGGTGTGTGCGCGGACCGGTTCTGGTCCGCCGTACTGCCGGAGCGCCAGATCGGCTGCATCGGATGAAGATGCCGGACGGAGCCCAGTCGGCCTGTCTGGTATGCCATGCCACTGATCGAGCGTCAACCCACCTTGCGGGAAACGCGATCGAGGTGTCGTGGCGGAGGGGATCGAACTCCGCGGATGCCCGCCATACCGGATTGCCGGCGAACGCGCCAGACGTAGGACAGGGCGTGAATAGCGGGGGGAATTCCGCGGCTTCGGGAAAACCGAGGGGACGTCCTCGCCGGCGGCTTCCGGACACCCTGGGAGGTGCCGCCGCGCACGGTGCGGGCAGGCCCTCCGGCTTCGCGGCGGTATCCGCGGGACTGCGGCCGGCGGTGCACGGTCGGTACCGGCACCGGCCGGTCGTTGAAGGACAAGCGGAGGTCAACTAGCCTCATCCGCACGGCGCTTGGGGAAAGCGCCGCCATGGGGGACCGCGGAACCGGGGGATCGCGCCCGGCCGTGCCCTCGCGTGAGTTTGGGGGGTTTCATGCGATTCAGGAAGACCGCGGCCACGATGGCCGCCGCGGTGGCGGCCGGGGCCGCCTTCGCCGTACTGCCGGCCACGCCGGCGGCGGCGGACGCCGCCTATCCGGCCCCGCGCATCGTGCTGGACGAGCGGAACCAGCACGTCTACCTCAGCACCGAGGGCCAGCTGCCCTACGTCGAGGTCTTCGACCTGGACGGCAACCGGGTCGGCGAGATCGACGGCCAGGCCGACGCCGGCTGGATGACCCTCTCACCCGACGGCGGCACGCTGTACATCGCGCACGCCGAACTCGGCACGATCTCCGCGGTCAGCACCACGACGCTCCAGCAGACCGCGGTGTACCGGACCGGCGTCGGCACGGGGCATCTGGCGTTCGTCGACGGCCGGCTGTGGTTCAGCTACAGCGGGGGCGCCCAGCCCGAACCCAACGGCATCGGCTCCGTGGACGTGGGGGCGCAGACCCCCACCGTGAGCCTGGACCCGCAGTGGCAGTGGCCGGACGCGGCCCCGATCGTCCTTGCCGACCCCGCGGAGCCGGACCAGCTGGTCGTCACCACCAGCTTCGGCGACGGGGGGCTCGGCGTCTTCGACGTCTCCACGGCCACCCCGGTGGAGACGAAGCAGTACGCGGACTGGAACGGTTTCAACGACGCCGCGATCACCCCGGACGGCAAGGACGTGGTCGTCGCCTCGCTGGCCGGGATCTCGTTCTTCCGCCTCAGCGACCTGCAGCCCGAGGACAAGGAGCTCTCCGCGAGCGACGCCTACGCGGTGGCCGTCGCTCCGGACGGCACCCTGGCGGTCGGCAGCTGGGCGTACTGGTCCGTTCCCGAGGCCGGGGTGTCCGTGATCGCGCCGGGCGAGTCCGCGCCGCGACGCACCTTCTCGCCGCCGGTCGACGAGGGCGGGCTGGCGTGGTCCTCGGACGGATCGCGGCTGTACGCGGCCTCAGGGGGCGCGTCGGGCCTGGGGGACACCCTTCCGGTGCTCAACGTCTACGACAACCCCGAGCGGGGCGACACCACGATGACCCTCACGCCCCGGCGGAAGCCGAGGCGGGGACGCCCTACACCGTCGAGGGGGCGTTGGCGTCGGCCGGCGCGTTCGCGGCCGGGCAGACCGTGCACGTGACGCGCACCGACGCGGCGGACCCCGACGGCACGGCGCTGCCGGACGCCGCGGTGGGCGCGGACGGCACGTTCTCCTTCACCGACACCGCGGCCGCCGAGGGCGAGGTCTCCTACCAGGTCGCCTACGACGGCGACGCGGGCCACGCCCCGGCGGGGCAGTCGGCCTCGGTGACGGTCACCAAGCCCGCGAAGGCCGACACCACGTTGTGGCTGCAGTTCGAGGACCGCGCCAAGGTCGGCAGGAAGCTCAAGCTGGACGGCCGGCTCACCGCCGCGGACACCATCCCCGCCGGCGCCACCGTCACCGTCACCCGGCAGGACGCCACCGGGCCCGGCGCGGCCCTCGTCGGCACCCGCAAGGTCGCCGCCGACGGCACGTTCCAGATCGCCGACGTCCCCCTGGTGGCCGGTCCGGCCGTCTACACCGTCACGTACGCGGGCGACGGCGCGTACAACGGGAGCACCGTGTCGGCGACGGCCCAGGTGGCCCCGTAACAGCGCGACCGGCACCCGGGGGCAGGCGGCCGGGAGGGCCGACGTGACGGTGCCGCCCGCCGCGCGCGGTTCCGCGGCGATGCCCGGCCGCACCGGGCATCGCCGCCGGGCCGCTCTCAGGACGGCCCGGGGGCACCCCGGCGAGCGTCCGTGAAGCAGGCCCGAGCCGCGGCCAGGGGCTGCCCCGGCGACCTCGGCGAGACCGCCGGGGCAGCCGGGCGGGCCCGACCGGCCGACCGTGGGAAGCGCGGACGGCCGGTCCGTAGCACCGTAGGACGTGCAGGCCCCCGCCCGGCTGCCCGCCGGCAGGCCGGGACCCGCCCGACCGGCGGGCGCAAGACAAGGAGTCGGTGGCATGAGCGAAGCGAGCGAGCGCGAGGACACGCCCGAGCGCGTCCCCCAGAGCGCGGTCGCGCCCGGCGACGGCGCGACCCGGCCGGCCCCCGCGGCGGCGGGGCGAAGGGCGCGGCGGCTGGGCGAGCCGGCTGCGCTCCCGGCTGCACAGCAGCCCCGAACAGCCGCCCACGGGCGTGGCCGCCAGCATGATCACCTCGGGCGGGCTGCTGCTGGCCATGGTCGAGGACCTCAGGATGCGCGGCGGCACCCGGCCCGAGGACGTCCGTCCGCTGGCCGACACCTTCGCCCGGCACTGCGCCGCGAAGGAGGCCACCGTCCGCAAGGCGCTGGAGCGGCACGGCGAGTCCGTCCGCGTCGTGCAGCGCGACCGCCAGGAGGGCGACCTCATCCAGGGCATCCTCGACCGGGCCCTGACCGGTCGCCATCCCGAGGACACCCGCACCCTCACCATCGACGGCGGCCTCACCCAGATGTACCAGTACCTCTTCCACGAGCGGCGCGACCTCGTCCCGGCGCTCCAGCGGGCCGTCCCCGCCGACGAGAGCGCCACCCTGGCCGAGGCGTTCGAGGCCGCCAACCGCGCGGCCTGACGCCCCTGGGGCGGGGCAACGGATCCGGGCAACGGGCCCGGGCCACCGGAGCGGCGTCGAAGCGGCGACGGCGTCGAAGGCGGGCGGCGAGGTCGGCCCGTCCTCCGGGCACCCTCCGGCACGCACCCGCCCGAAGGCGGCGACGGCGCGCGACGCCGTCGCCGGACCCGCTCGGCGCGCGCGGAGCCCGCCGCCCGCCCGCCGGCGGCGCGTGCCGCCCGCCGTGCCGACCCCTCGGACGATCTCACCGCCGGTGGCGACCCGGGACGCCGCGCTCCTGCGGAAAGACGCGGCGCTCCCGCTGAAGCCCGCGCCGGCCCCGGGATCACCTCCGACCATTCGTTCACCTCCTGCCGGAGCGGCCCCGCCCGAGCCGCCTCCCCGC
Encoded proteins:
- a CDS encoding YchJ family protein — translated: MRSRYAAFAVGDTEYLLRTWSRPTRPRELQLDPGISWTGLDIHGATGGTAFHTEGTVEFTARFTAGGRAGEQHENSRFVREDGAWVYVDEVR
- a CDS encoding ATP-dependent DNA ligase → MLFAEVARVSREVARTSARSRKTRLLADFFAAARPQDAPVAIAYLSGRLPQGRIGVGWAALRERADPAPEPSLTVLGVDAALTELAAVSGQGAQAGRRALVQDLFAAATAPEQEYLLGLLTGEVRQGALQAAAVEGLAAAAGAEPAAVRRSVMLAGALEPVAEALLARGPAALEDFRLAVGRPLLPMLATSAGSVREALAKLGPCAVEEKLDGIRVQVHRDGDGIWVFTRTLDDVTERLPEVVAAARSLPADRFVLDGEVLALGEAGRPRPFQETAGRVGSTVDVAAAARAVPVRPVFFDVLSAGERDLLDLPCAERHAVLAELVPEPHRVRRLTLPAPEAPGAAEKAEEFFTETLRRGHEGVVVKGLEGIYAAGRRGASWIKVKPVHTLDLVVLAAEWGHGRRTGKLSNLHLGARAEDGSFVMLGKTFKGLTDALLEWQTGQLLARATEDDGHVVTVRPELVVEVAYDGVQASSRYPAGLTLRFARVLRYRPDKPPGQADTVAAVRAAHEGGG
- a CDS encoding alpha-ketoglutarate-dependent dioxygenase AlkB, giving the protein MHQQGSLFAAGEPGLSDLADPSGLPTACRTHLGSGAWIDVLPGWLTGADALFERLAAEVPWHAEHRRMYDDVVTVPRLLCHYAQGAPLPDPLLERARTALSAHYAAELGEPFTTAGLCFYRDGRDSVAWHGDRFGRGASGDTMVAIVSLGEPRPLLLRPRGGGPAEARVPLGHGDLIVMGGSCQRTWDHSVPKTRAGVGGRISVQFRPRGVS
- a CDS encoding type 1 glutamine amidotransferase domain-containing protein codes for the protein MTTAFLVAPEGVEQSELTSPWQAVSAVGGDPRLISTAPGSVQAFQNLDKGDTFLVDATVDQASAVDYDLLVLPGGTANPDALRLHAGAVALTREFFAAGKPVAAICHAPWLLIEAGVVRGRTLTSWPSLRTDLGNAGATWVDEEVRVCRAGPNTLITSRKPADLDAFGEAVLTEMSART
- a CDS encoding DUF5709 domain-containing protein, which codes for MTEQAADGRGDDVYQPDGDDREVHEDTGLLDPEDTLVDRGVAEALDEGFSPPERPLAVEGTGLTGSEQRAGETLDQRLARERPDSPPLSGDGLGDAEDTDGELVDPEAGGPRSGRLLAPDEGAHPRTDGVTGEDVGIDGGAASAEEAAVHLVDDVGLTTSAEADGDRG
- a CDS encoding lactonase family protein — translated: MRFRKTAATMAAAVAAGAAFAVLPATPAAADAAYPAPRIVLDERNQHVYLSTEGQLPYVEVFDLDGNRVGEIDGQADAGWMTLSPDGGTLYIAHAELGTISAVSTTTLQQTAVYRTGVGTGHLAFVDGRLWFSYSGGAQPEPNGIGSVDVGAQTPTVSLDPQWQWPDAAPIVLADPAEPDQLVVTTSFGDGGLGVFDVSTATPVETKQYADWNGFNDAAITPDGKDVVVASLAGISFFRLSDLQPEDKELSASDAYAVAVAPDGTLAVGSWAYWSVPEAGVSVIAPGESAPRRTFSPPVDEGGLAWSSDGSRLYAASGGASGLGDTLPVLNVYDNPERGDTTMTLTPRRKPRRGRPTPSRGRWRRPARSRPGRPCT